In Osmia bicornis bicornis chromosome 1, iOsmBic2.1, whole genome shotgun sequence, the following proteins share a genomic window:
- the LOC114872779 gene encoding protein trapped in endoderm-1, whose translation MDDTLMNGTFSLTSEVGLNHFPRPVTIAAAVCAIIFSIVGVAGNLVTVIALLKYTRLRRHATTAFVISLSISDLIFSAVNLPLTASRYLNEAWVLGETLCKIFPLFFYGNVAVSLLSMVAITINRYILISRSEIYAQLYTTQRIILMLIAIWTLSFSLLLPPLFGFWGTLGLEPTTFSCTILKKNGTSPKKFLFVLGFIVPCVVISVSYLCIYWRVRKSRKNLKAHAGASRKKSGGFQRREDSRVTRLMLTIFLCFLLCFMPLMLANVIDDKIKIPILHVIASVLAWASSVINPFIYAGTNKLYREAYKQILCPASAKTPNMGPKPTHSHSSKVSTPQVT comes from the exons ATGGACGATACTCTAATGAACGGCACTTTCAGCCTCACCTCGGAAGTTGGTCTAAACCACTTCCCTCGACCAGTTACAATCGCAGCTGCAGTTTGCGCGATAATCTTCAGTATCGTTGGAGTTGCGG GTAATTTGGTAACAGTGATCGCCCTGTTAAAATACACAAGACTGAGGCGACACGCAACGACCGCGTTCGTGATAAGCCTTAGCATTTCGGATTTGATTTTCTCCGCAGTGAATTTGCCATTAACCGCGAGCAGATACTTGAACGAGGCATGGGTGCTCGGTGAAACTCTATGCAAAATATTCCCCCTGTTCTTTTATGGGAACGTGGCTGTGTCTTTGCTTAGTATGGTGGCGATTACAATCAATCG ATACATACTGATATCGCGATCCGAAATCTACGCGCAGCTGTACACTACGCAACGGATCATCTTGATGTTAATCGCAATATGGACCCTCAGTTTCTCCTTACTTTTGCCTCCGTTGTTCGGTTTCTGGGGAACTTTGGGCTTGGAACCAACAACGTTTTCCTGCACCATACTCAAGAAGAACGGTACCAGCCCGAAAAAGTTTCTCTTCGTTCTAGGATTCATCGTCCCCTGCGTAGTGATAAGTGTCTCCTATTTATGCATCTACTGGCGGGTGAGGAAAAGCAGGAAGAATTTGAAGGCACACGCGGGTGCGTCGAGAAAGAAATCTGGAGGATTCCAGCGAAGAGAAGACTCGAGAGTAACTAGACTGATGTTGACGATATTTCTTTGCTTCCTGTTATGTTTCATGCCACTGATGCTGGCTAACGTGATCGACGACAAGATAAAGATCCCTATTTTACACGTGATCGCGTCTGTGTTAGCGTGGGCCTCGTCTGTCATCAATCCCTTCATTTATGCAGGTACTAATAAACTTTACAGAGAGGCCTATAAGCAGATCTTGTGTCCAGCCTCAGCAAAGACGCCGAACATGGGACCGAAACCGACCCATTCACATTCGAGCAAGGTCTCGACACCTCAAGTGACTTAA
- the LOC114872819 gene encoding ATP-dependent RNA helicase DDX51, translating into MSLFVINRYEGEKEVETKTENKQLSELLKRIEERKKERVFKKENVQNVKEDDRKRKKRKIEISKQDPLENTSVNEDANQNNVETQLVHPEKLHKKKKKKKKNVHNIENNVNYEGTEGDNKGLQEAVVDDQKNMLLNKSADVNNVQEQSDFMVLGVKSKRKKYEVKRVLPEWLANPNIISNDLNDGPSIESLNSVLDAKLIQVLKANGIDKLFPVQASMITWLLKCNKDKQQGWWLRDTCVSAPTGSGKTLAYVLPIVHILQSRLVPKIRCIVVVPVQELAAQVYKVMVAYTSHTTLTVGLLSGACSFQQEQSNILRMNARGEYVPAVDIIVATPGRLIDHILKTPEFSLNDLRFLVIDEADRVADWLEYLPEPHNRAARLTLFDLRCGKAPVQKLLFSATLSQDPKKLNHLRLFQPVLFTSVVVSGKDTDVNLDMEVGNYIGRYTSPDGLTEYAVECIAEYKPVALYDLLNRNNKISKTLIFTNSGETAHRLSILLGSLLAEKNVTIGKLSAQLKPKEREHVLGKFITGEVKILISSDALARGVDIPDIHTVVSYDLPKHIKGYIHRAGRTGRAGKSGIVISILTSKQVGIFKDMLSNVHKAVPHIEKLELNSVADSIDYSSHVKKLKETLEEEKQRNLLRTKSVKRIQPIVKE; encoded by the exons atgagtttatttgtaataaacag GTACGAAGGTGAAAAGGAGGTAGAGACTAAAActgaaaataaacaattatcagaattattaaaaagaatagaagaacgtaaaaaagaaagggtttttaaaaaggaaaatgtgcaaaatgtaaaagaagatgaccgtaaaagaaaaaaaagaaaaatagaaatatctAAACAAGATCCATTAGAAAATACTTCTGTTAATGAAGATGCTAATCAGAATAATGTTGAAACACAGCTTGTACACCCAGAAAAATTgcataaaaagaagaaaaagaaaaagaaaaatgttcataacatagaaaataatgtaaattatgAAGGTACTGAGGGTGATAATAAAGGATTGCAGGAAGCAGTTGTAGATGATCAAAAAAATATGTTGTTAAATAAATCTGCAGATGTAAATAATGTACAGGAGCAAAGTGATTTTATGGTATTAGGtgtaaaaagtaaaagaaaaaagtacgAAGTGAAGAGAGTATTACCAGAATGGTTGGCTAATCCaaatattatatcaaatgATTTGAATGATGGTCCAAGTATAGAGAGCTTGAATTCAGTTTTAGATGCTAAACTTATTCAAGTTTTAAAAGCTAAtggtatcgataaattatttccTGTTCAAGCTAGTATGATAACTTGGTTATTGAAATGTAACAAGGATAAGCAACAAGGATGGTGGTTACGAGATACGTGCGTATCTGCTCCTACAGGCAGCG GTAAGACTTTGGCGTATGTATTACCAATTGTGCATATATTACAATCTCGATTAGTGCCAAAAATACGTTGCATAGTTGTTGTACCTGTACAAGAATTGGCTGCACAAGTTTACAAGGTGATGGTTGCGTACACATCTCACACAACTCTCACAGTTGGTTTGCTTTCTGGAGCTTGTTCGTTTCAACAAGAACAAAGTAACATTCTAAGAATGA ATGCTCGAGGGGAATACGTTCCTGCAGTAGACATTATCGTTGCTACACCGGGCCGATTAATCGATCATATATTAAAAACACcagaattttctttaaacgatCTCAGATTTCTTGTTATCGATGAAGCTGATCGAGTCGCAGATTGGTTGGAATATCTTCCCGAACCTCATAATCGTGCTGCAAGATTAACGCTCTTCGATCTACGCTGCGG CAAAGCCCCCGTGCAGAAACTGTTGTTTAGTGCCACCTTATCGCAAGATCCTAAAAAATTGAATCACCTTAGACTATTTCAACCAGTATTGTTCACATCCGTTGTGGTGTCAGGCAAAGATACCGATGTGAATTTAGACATGGAAGTGGGTAATTACATAGGCCGTTATACAAGTCCCGATGGATTAACAGAATACGCGGTGGAATGTATAGCAGAGTATAAACCTGTTGCTCTATACGACCTACTAAAcaggaataataaaatcagTAAAACCTTAATATTCACAAATTCTGGAGAAACTGCTCATAGATTAAGTATTTTACTTGGATCGTTGTTAGCTGAAAAGAATGTAACAATTGGGAAGCTTTCGGCACAGCTTAAGCCTAAAGAACGCGAACATGTCCTTGGGAAGTTTATTACTGGTGAAGTTAAAAT ACTTATAAGCTCAGATGCGCTAGCTCGAGGCGTGGACATTCCAGATATACATACGGTTGTATCTTACGATCTTCCTAAGCATATTAAAGGATATATTCATAGAGCTGGAAGAACAGGACGTGCTGGTAAATCTGGCATAGTGATATCTATCCTGACGTCGAAACAAGTTGGAATATTTAAAGATATGTTGAGTAATGTTCATAAAGCGGTACCGCACATCGAAAAATTGGAGTTGAATTCTGTCGCAGATTCAATAGACTATTCGAGCCATGTTAAAAAGTTAAAGGAAACGctggaagaagaaaaacaacgTAATTTATTACGAACGAAATCTGTTAAACGAATTCAGCCTATAGTTAAGGAATGA
- the LOC114872822 gene encoding uncharacterized protein LOC114872822 translates to MRNIEIKATINDPTDVVSRIKQLTDTDCVIINQHDTFFKVAEGRLKLRKFKNGSGELIYYKRCNTLGPKLCNYDKAVLEANTCTEIESILSASNGCAGIVKKTRQLYMIGQTRVHVDDVEGLGHFLELEVVLTEEEDTDNGEKIAQDLMTKLGIKAQDLIAEAYVDLLNKSSV, encoded by the exons ATGCgcaatattgaaataaaagcAACAATTAATGACCCGACAGATGTAGTTTCTCGAATTAAACAGTTAACTGATACTGATTGTGTTATTATAAATCAGCATGATACGTTTTTCAAAGTAGCAGAAGGAAGATTAAAATTACGgaaatttaaa AATGGTTCAGgagaattaatttattataaaagatGTAATACATTGGGTCCAAAGCTTTGTAATTATGATAAAGCGGTGTTAGAAGCCAATACTTGTACTGAGATTGAAAGTATCTTAAGTGCATCAAATGGTTGTGCAGGTATTGTGAAAAAGACTAGACAGTTGTACATGATTGGGCAAACCCGTGTACATGTTGATGATGTTGAAGGTTTAGGACACTTTTTAGAATTAGAG GTAGTTCTAACTGAGGAAGAAGACACAGATAATGGAGAGAAGATTGCACAAGATCTAATGACTAAGTTGGGTATAAAAGCCCAGGATTTGATAGCAGAAGCTTACGTAGATCTACTTAATAAATCTTctgtataa
- the LOC114872818 gene encoding laminin subunit beta-1, protein MAGMCSYQTILAILLFATVIATSAADPQYPRERVPIRGPLKRKHPCEQSSCYPATGNLLIGRKSRLNASSTCGLHGPERYCIVSHLKDRKKCFFCDASLPKQQHNIENIVTEKNWWQAENGVENVTIRFDLEAEFHFTHIIIRFKTFRPAAMLIERSYDFGRTWKVYRYFAHNCEQYFPGVSTEQPQTLTDVICETRYSGVAPSTGGDVIFRVLPRNLEIDNPYSKEVQDLLKITNLRINMTRLHTLGDDLLDDRAEIREKYYYGIQNMVIRGSCSCYGHASRCLPLPGVADEENMVHGRCECTHNTTGLNCEKCQDFYNDLPWKPAVGKQTNACRPCNCNNHSTSCHFDEDVYEQSGRVSGGVCNDCQHNTEGRNCELCKLFYYHDVTKDISHPEACLPCDCDLGGSLDDGVCDSRTDPLSGDESGRCRCKANVEGRRCDRCKNGYWNFDPENPDGCQACTCNTLGTIDNRGCNTITGECTCKRFVTARDCNQCLLDYWGLSEDPDGCKPCDCDPGGSYENSCDVISGQCRCRPHISGRTCNQPEQSYYTGSLDFLIYEGELARASDNCQVVIREPYRDGRNSTWTGTGFMKALEGSVLNFTIDDIRKTLWYDIIVRYEPVQQGSWENVQIIIERDGPVDPNGLCADSRPEYDQLWAQLPLRSRSIVAQPSVCLEAGKRYNLLLQFRKFNNHVDTPSASILVDSIVLRPKIDEIPFFKTPGVGELRRQEYERHHCSEFFNDFNAVWTHMPEVCKKYQNSIGYYVYDGAHSCECNPTGSHSLLCENYGGTCPCKPNVVGRRCDRCAPGTYGFGPEGCIPCDCDGVGALDNFCDVETGRCKCRPNTYGRTCGQCEPGFWNFPHCQRCECNGHAENCDSKTGACINCRDYTTGHNCDRCIETYYGDPRIGVDIPCRACPCPGALDSGHSYADSCSLDSITHDVICECYDGYTGPRCESCAENYFGNPEVPGGNCEFCNCNNNTDLRRIGNCDSETGRCLQCLYNTDGANCHICKAGFYGNALEQDCQDCQCDVLGTDRNAGPCDHRTGQCPCLPHVIGQHCDSCEENHWKIASGQGCDPCECDSIGSVSDSCNPFDGTCECKPGFGGRRCNECQTNFWGNPTIKCYPCDCDLTGSASQQCDGETGMCICHKGIGGEKCDQCYRGYYGNAPQCNPCGECFDNWDITLTGLRNKTNLVIEEASRIQKVGTTGVYSQEFDDMIESLDQVKGLISSTSIRSQDLDELNDLAIDLNRNVSMSTKQLEEVNNLLETVSQRVNLGDAALKNLKNRTNNLHQAAADLKGNATRLQEENVQGALNVTQQMAEQSKQAEKMANDTSNVLADAERYRKHTESLLAKNRGFVDEAQKRNRESLDQINDKLRTFDKTMPGLNLEMCGDNVTDCSSVCGGAGCGFCGGLSCDAGAVTKANQALDVAKKQAAKIKNYKDEAEQLLRNMIQVKRDATTARSNAQDAFNFAWRARNLSDNVTKDLSDINKRIRSTLDEEQSTPPMVRDLANEVLSKDIQLKPNEINMLADRIKSIVGSLTDSEKILADTKDDLHRAEELKQRANSAKESAIEKQALANKVVVLLNDAQKAQDLAQFAINQAERDVKRSEMDLEEIAEVTRGAQMQANSTTQTVNQLDGRLKLLQTQSVRNDFVLNQEIGIEAQKVADEAKNVDAKTRKLSEEYKRADESLGLRVNKSKDNIQRAKKLLQRASELTADTSTKFKDLDGMEIVYRDNERMLFDLKSEVDSLTGEMEKHLAEIEQKAQQYRQCTS, encoded by the exons ATGGCTGGAATGTGTTCTTATCAAACGATCCTTGCAATATTGTTATTTGCAACGGTTATCGCAACAA GTGCTGCAGATCCACAATATCCTAGAGAAAGGGTACCAATCAGAG GTCCATTGAAAAGGAAGCATCCTTGCGAGCAAAGTTCGTGTTATCCCGCCACAGGTAATTTACTAATTGGAAGGAAAAGTCGGCTGAACGCGTCTTCGACTTGCGGTCTTCACGGACCAGAAAGATATTGCATCGTTTCCCATTTGAAGGACAGGAAGAAATGCTTCTTCTGCGATGCATCATTGCCGAAGCAACAACACAATATCGAAAACATTGTTACCGA GAAGAACTGGTGGCAAGCAGAGAATGGCGTTGAAAATGTAACGATACGTTTCGATTTAGAAGCGGAATTTCATTTCACCCACATCATCATCCGTTTCAAGACCTTTCGACCAGCGGCGATGCTGATCGAAAGATCTTACGATTTCGGAAGAACTTGGAAAGTCTATCGATACTTCGCCCACAACTGCGAGCAATATTTCCCAGGCGTGTCTACCGAACAACCCCAAACCTTGACTGACGTCATCTGCGAGACGAGATATTCTGGCGTGGCGCCATCGACAGGAGGCGACGTTATCTTCAG AGTGTTACCTCGAAATCTAGAGATCGACAACCCTTATTCGAAGGAGGTGCAggatcttttaaaaattacgaACCTCCGCATAAATATGACCAGGCTACATACCTTAGGTGACGATCTGTTGGACGATCGCGCTGAAATTCGCGAGAAATACTACTACGGCATTCAGAACATGGTGATCCGTGGTTCTTGCTCCTGCTACGGTCACGCATCAAGATGTCTACCTCTGCCCGGTGTCGCTGACGAGGAGAACATGGTGCACGGTAGATGCGAGTGTACGCATAACACGACAGGTTTGAATTGCGAAAAGTGTCAGGACTTCTACAACGATCTGCCATGGAAGCCGGCCGTTGGAAAACAGACGAACGCGTGCAGACCATGCAATTGCAACAATCACTCGACTTCCTGTCACTTCGACGAAGATGTTTATGAACAGTCTGGCCGCGTGTCTGGCGGTGTTTGCAACGACTGCCAACACAATACCGAAGGGCGAAACTGCGAATTATGTAAATTGTTCTATTACCATGACGTCACTAAGGACATATCTCACCCTGAAGCTTGCTTAC CTTGCGACTGCGATCTCGGTGGTTCTTTGGACGACGGTGTATGCGATTCGAGAACCGATCCACTTAGCGGAGACGAATCTGGTCGCTGTCGCTGCAAAGCAAACGTGGAGGGTCGTCGTTGTGATCGCTGCAAAAATGGATATTGGAATTTCGATCCTGAAAATCCTGATGGATGTCAAG CTTGCACATGTAACACTCTGGGCACTATCGACAATCGAGGCTGTAACACGATCACCGGCGAGTGTACCTGCAAGCGTTTCGTCACTGCTCGTGACTGTAACCAGTGCCTTCTGGATTACTGGGGCCTGTCGGAGGATCCGGACGGTTGCAAGCCTTGCGACTGTGATCCTGGTGGTTCGTACGAGAATTCCTGCGACGTTATAAGTGGCCAATGCCGTTGCAGACCTCACATTAGCGGGAGAACTTGCAACCAACCCGAGCAGAGTTACTACACCGGATCGTTGGACTTCTTAATTTACGAGGGAGAATTAGCCAGAGCTTCCGAT AATTGCCAAGTGGTGATTAGAGAGCCTTATCGTGATGGAAGAAACAGCACTTGGACCGGGACTGGATTTATGAAGGCGCTAGAAGGTTCAGTGCTGAATTTCACGATCGACGATATTCGTAAAACATTGTGGTACGATATAATCGTCCGTTACGAACCGGTCCAGCAAGGATCCTGGGAAAATGTCCAGATAATCATCGAAAGAGACGGCCCGGTGGATCCAAATGGCCTCTGTGCCGATTCGAGGCCGGAGTACGATCAGCTGTGGGCACAGCTTCCTTTACGATCCAGAAGCATCGTTGCGCAGCCTTCCGTTTGCCTGGAAGCTGGAAAAAGATACAATCTACTACTACAGTTCCGGAAATTTAACAACCATGTAGACACGCCCTCCGCATCTATCTTGGTTGACTCG ATCGTTCTGAGACCAAAAATAGATGAGATACCTTTCTTCAAAACACCTGGAGTTGGTGAATTACGTCGCCAGGAATATGAGAGACACCACTGCAGCGAATTCTTTAACGATTTCAATGCTGTGTGGACCCATATGCCAGAAGTATGCAAGAAGTATCAAAACAGCATCGGTTATTACGTTTACGACGGTGCACATT CCTGCGAATGTAATCCAACAGGATCCCACAGTTTGTTGTGCGAGAATTACGGAGGTACTTGTCCCTGTAAACCGAACGTCGTTGGTAGAAGGTGTGATCGTTGCGCACCTGGCACCTACGGTTTTGGCCCGGAGGGTTGCATCCCCTGCGACTGTGACGGTGTGGGCGCTCTGGACAATTTCTGCGACGTGGAAACTGGTCGTTGCAAGTGTCGACCGAATACTTACGGTAGAACCTGCGGTCAATGCGAGCCAGGATTCTGGAATTTTCCGCATTGCCAACGGTGCGAGTGCAACGGGCACGCAGAGAACTGTGACTCGAAAACCGGAGCTTGCATCAATTGTCGCGATTATACGACTGGGCACAACTGCGATCGATGCATTGAAACCTACTACGGCGATCCTAGAATCGGGGTggacattccttgcagagcaTGCCCTTGTCCAG GAGCTCTGGACTCTGGCCATTCCTACGCCGACAGTTGTTCCTTGGATTCGATCACTCACGATGTGATCTGCGAATGCTACGACGGCTACACGGGTCCTCGTTGCGAAAGCTGTGCTGAAAATTACTTCGGCAATCCTGAAGTTCCAGGCGGCAACTGCGAGTTTTGCAACTGCAACAACAACACTGATCTTCGACGAATTGGAAATTGCGATTCTGAAACTGGCCGTTGCTTGCAGTGCCTTTACAACACCGACGGAGCGAATTGTCACATTTGTAAAGCTGGCTTCTACGGCAATGCCCTGGAACAGGACTGCCAGGATTGTCAATGCGACGTCTTGGGTACCGATAGAAACGCAGGTCCTTGCGATCACCGAACTGGACAGTGTCCTTGTCTACCTCACGTTATCGGACAGCATTGCGATTCTTGCGAGGAAAATCATTGGAAGATCGCCAGCGGACAAGGATGCGATCCTTGCGAATGTGACTCGATTGGAAGCGTTTCCGACAG TTGCAATCCATTCGACGGTACCTGCGAGTGTAAACCAGGTTTCGGAGGAAGACGGTGCAACGAGTGCCAAACGAATTTCTGGGGCAATCCGACCATCAAGTGTTATCCCTGCGATTGCGATTTAACCGGTTCAGCGAGCCAACAGTGCGACGGAGAAACAGGAATGTGCATCTGTCACAAAGGGATCGGTGGCGAGAAGTGTGACCAGTGTTATCGTGGTTATTATGGAAACGCTCCTCAATGTAATCCTTGCGGAGAATGTTTCGACAATTGGGATATAACGCTGACTGGCTTAAGAAACAAAACGAACCTCGTCATCGAGGAAGCGTCGAGGATCCAGAAGGTCGGAACAACCGGCGTTTACAGCCAGGAATTCGACGACATGATCGAGTCTTTAGACCAGGTGAAGGGATTGATCAGCAGCACCTCCATCAGAAGTCAAGATCTAGATGAACTGAACGATCTAGCCATCGACTTGAACCGTAATGTCTCCATGTCCACCAAGCAATTAGAGGAAGTAAACAATCTTCTAGAGACCGTCAGTCAAAGGGTGAATCTAGGTGACGCTGCTTTGAAGAACCTTAAAAATAGAACGAACAATTTGCACCAAGCTGCGGCAGACCTCAAAGGAAACGCCACTAGATTGCAGGAGGAAAATGTGCAAGGCGCTTTGAACGTTACCCAGCAAATGGCTGAGCAGTCGAAGCAAGCAGAGAAAATGGCGAACGACACGAGCAACGTTCTAGCTGACGCGGAAAGGTACCGCAAACACACGGAGAGTTTGCTGGCCAAGAATCGTGGCTTCGTGGACGAGGCACAGAAGAGGAACAGAGAGTCCCTGGATCAAATAAACGATAAATTGAGGACTTTCGATAAGACCATGCCAGGATTGAATCTGGAAATGTGTGGAGATAACGTGACAGACTGCAGCAGCGTGTGCGGTGGTGCTGGCTGCGGTTTTTGCGGCGGTTTATCCTGTGATGCAGGTGCGGTTACTAAGGCCAATCAAGCTTTGGACGTGGCTAAGAAACAGGCTGCTAAAATCAAGAATTATAAGGACGAGGCTGAGCAATTGCTTCGTAAT ATGATCCAAGTGAAACGTGACGCCACCACGGCCAGATCGAACGCCCAGGACGCGTTCAATTTCGCCTGGAGAGCTCGCAACTTATCCGACAACGTGACGAAGGATCTCTCCGACATAAACAAACGAATACGTAGCACTCTGGATGAAGAACAGTCCACGCCACCCATGGTGAGGGACTTAGCTAACGAGGTGTTGTCTAAGGACATCCAACTGAAACCCAACGAGATCAATATGTTGGCTGATCGCATAAAGAGCATCGTCGGTTCTCTGACCGATTCTGAGAAGATTCTCGCGGACACCAAGGATGATCTTCATCGAGCAGAAGAGCTGAAACAACGCGCAAATAGTGCGAAGGAAAGCGCGATAGAAAAGCAGGCTTTAGCCAACAAAGTAGTCGTTTTACTGAACGACGCGCAGAAGGCTCAGGATTTGGCACAGTTTGCAATTAATCAAGCTGAACGGGACGTGAAGAGGTCCGAGATGGATCTGGAGGAGATAGCGGAGGTGACCAGAGGGGCTCAGATGCAAGCGAACAGCACTACGCAGACAGTGAATCAACTGGATGGTCGCCTAAAGCTGCTGCAGACTCAGTCGGTAAGAAACGACTTCGTTCTGAACCAAGAGATCGGTATCGAGGCTCAAAAAGTGGCCGACGAGGCGAAGAACGTCGATGCGAAGACGAGGAAACTCTCCGAGGAGTACAAACGTGCCGACGAGTCGTTGGGTCTCAGAGTGAACAAGAGCAAAGATAACATTCAGAGGGCGAAGAAGCTCCTGCAGAGGGCCTCGGAATTGACGGCAGACACGTCGACCAAATTTAAGGATCTCGATGGCATGGAGATCGTTTACAGGGATAACGAAAGGATGTTGTTCGATTTGAAGTCTGAAGTCGATTCACTGACCGGAGAAATGGAGAAACACTTAGCAGAGATAGAACAGAAGGCGCAACAGTATAGACAATGTACTTCTTGA